The following are encoded in a window of Oscillospiraceae bacterium genomic DNA:
- a CDS encoding class I adenylate-forming enzyme family protein has product MDSRTYFKNLLDEGEFEKLVYIPTISGLLCDSVKRFGDREAVAWEGHVKTYRELDADVAAARGFLLKNGVKPGDHLAFAFVNEYNFVRFFFAATTLGCVAVLVPVQLPPPAMIGSLKKFQAKMLLFNPEIAASVEPVKAACPDVKFFNAADIEEDLAQSEKAPAASRIEKSAPAVIIFTGGTTGMPKGALLSHGALMRGAQNGAYGLGKAFFHRYYAMIPFIHVFGLVRNLLTACYTGSLLYLCANMKAFMKDLPAAKPDTMVLVPALAELLYTIASAYGLGALGGNLKCIICGGAPVSPDLIAKFDKLGVAVCPGYGLTETANLVSGSGDFLTHPDSVGMPYPNQELKLVDGELWLKGDNLFDGYYNDPEATAAAFGDGWFKTGDLAKFDEDGRLYIIGRTKNLIILDNGENVSPEELEALVNAIPFVRDCLVYEDKNDFGAQVIAVEVLPHENIGTADGIADMETAFKAALVEINRNLPRYMQIDKFTIRTTDFQRSGSMKIIRKAK; this is encoded by the coding sequence ATGGACAGCAGAACGTATTTTAAAAATTTGTTGGATGAGGGCGAGTTCGAAAAACTCGTCTACATTCCGACCATCTCCGGCTTGCTGTGCGACAGCGTGAAGAGATTCGGCGACCGTGAAGCCGTCGCGTGGGAGGGTCATGTCAAGACCTACCGCGAACTCGACGCGGATGTGGCTGCGGCACGGGGATTTTTATTAAAAAACGGCGTAAAACCGGGCGACCATCTTGCGTTTGCCTTCGTAAACGAGTATAATTTTGTGCGGTTCTTCTTTGCGGCGACAACGCTCGGCTGTGTGGCGGTTTTGGTTCCCGTACAGCTTCCGCCGCCCGCGATGATCGGCTCGCTGAAGAAGTTTCAAGCCAAGATGCTGCTGTTTAATCCCGAGATTGCGGCGTCGGTCGAACCGGTGAAAGCCGCTTGTCCCGATGTGAAATTTTTCAACGCAGCAGATATCGAAGAGGACCTTGCGCAAAGCGAAAAAGCGCCTGCGGCAAGCCGCATCGAAAAGTCCGCGCCGGCGGTTATCATCTTTACCGGCGGCACGACCGGAATGCCGAAAGGTGCGCTGCTCTCCCACGGAGCGCTGATGCGCGGTGCGCAAAACGGCGCTTACGGACTCGGAAAGGCGTTTTTCCACCGCTATTACGCGATGATCCCGTTCATCCATGTGTTCGGGCTGGTGCGCAATCTGCTGACCGCCTGTTATACCGGTTCGCTGTTATATTTATGCGCGAACATGAAGGCGTTTATGAAGGACCTGCCCGCCGCGAAACCCGACACGATGGTGCTGGTTCCGGCATTGGCCGAACTGCTCTATACCATCGCCTCGGCCTACGGCCTCGGTGCTTTGGGCGGAAACTTGAAATGCATCATCTGCGGCGGCGCACCCGTCTCGCCCGATCTGATCGCCAAGTTCGACAAACTCGGCGTGGCGGTATGCCCGGGTTACGGGCTGACCGAAACCGCCAACCTCGTCAGCGGCAGCGGTGACTTTCTGACCCACCCGGATTCGGTCGGAATGCCCTACCCCAATCAGGAACTGAAACTGGTTGACGGCGAACTGTGGCTCAAGGGCGACAATCTGTTCGACGGTTATTACAACGATCCGGAAGCGACTGCGGCGGCGTTCGGCGACGGCTGGTTCAAGACCGGCGATCTGGCGAAATTCGACGAGGACGGCCGACTTTACATCATCGGGCGCACCAAGAATCTGATCATCCTCGACAACGGCGAAAACGTCTCGCCCGAAGAACTGGAAGCGCTGGTCAACGCGATTCCGTTCGTGCGCGACTGTCTGGTGTATGAGGATAAAAACGACTTCGGCGCACAGGTGATCGCGGTCGAGGTTCTGCCGCATGAGAACATCGGCACGGCCGACGGAATTGCCGACATGGAAACGGCGTTTAAGGCGGCTTTGGTTGAAATCAACCGCAATCTGCCGCGCTATATGCAGATCGACAAATTTACGATCCGCACGACCGATTTTCAGCGGTCCGGCAGTATGAAGATCATCAGAAAGGCAAAATAA
- a CDS encoding glycyl-radical enzyme activating protein gives MGITGLISSIQRMSVHDGPGIRTTVFLKGCNMRCAWCHNPEAIHTYPEYVFNPKLCLHCGHCAEGCYSGARILCGKETAVEEVMAEVSADQPYYGETGGLTVSGGEPFMQTPFLLELLKSAKARGIHCGVETNGSMPFERMEQALPFVDVWMIDLKAFDDEIHKDFTGISNGTIMKNLRELDRHGAKIILRTPVVPGVNDAADELEKIVKFAAGLKNLAYYEVLPYHPLGLSKQVEDTDFIKKFETPDKPALKAMLGPIVEKYQIPFRFANIKMS, from the coding sequence ATGGGTATAACGGGTCTGATTTCCAGTATTCAGCGGATGTCGGTGCACGACGGGCCGGGAATCCGCACGACGGTTTTTTTGAAGGGCTGCAATATGCGCTGCGCGTGGTGCCATAATCCCGAGGCCATCCACACCTATCCCGAATATGTCTTCAATCCGAAGCTCTGCCTGCACTGCGGACACTGCGCGGAAGGGTGTTATTCGGGCGCAAGGATTTTGTGCGGCAAGGAGACGGCCGTTGAAGAGGTGATGGCGGAGGTCTCCGCCGATCAGCCCTATTACGGTGAGACCGGCGGTTTGACCGTCTCGGGCGGCGAGCCGTTTATGCAGACACCGTTTCTGCTCGAATTGCTCAAATCCGCCAAAGCGCGGGGCATTCACTGCGGGGTTGAGACCAACGGCTCCATGCCGTTTGAACGGATGGAACAGGCGCTGCCGTTCGTCGATGTGTGGATGATCGACCTGAAGGCGTTTGACGACGAAATTCACAAAGATTTCACCGGGATTTCGAACGGGACGATTATGAAAAACCTGAGGGAACTCGACCGGCACGGGGCAAAGATCATTCTGCGAACACCGGTGGTTCCGGGCGTCAACGATGCGGCGGACGAACTGGAGAAAATCGTGAAATTCGCCGCGGGTCTGAAAAATCTGGCGTATTACGAGGTTCTGCCCTATCACCCGCTCGGGCTGAGCAAACAGGTGGAGGACACCGATTTTATCAAAAAATTCGAGACGCCCGATAAACCTGCGCTGAAAGCGATGCTGGGGCCGATCGTTGAAAAATATCAGATTCCTTTCCGCTTCGCAAATATCAAAATGAGTTGA
- a CDS encoding lysophospholipid acyltransferase family protein produces the protein MNRFMIWFIKITSFLPELLYLKRKTYYENRQRQSRRIKGPAIIAANHTSMFDFVVLFFTFFGRSCRFLAAEVVYESGKLMPWFLKALGAIRVDRGSGNVSFLAESIDTLKKGGVVIVFPESRLIRNGDSEAFKPSVVYMALQSGAPVIPVWFEGKYGLFKRAKLMIGEKMYLSQYCDTVDPSPEKAEEIAGLLKKKIFGFEKQVRLREKVGQTGVLNPRWFVMDFVRITAWPLMRLAFGTKYRYLDGATRKIKGSAILIGNHRSYWDPVMMSHAFMRRRVRIVAADEVFTSGPLMGWFMRSMGCIKINRESIDLESFNYSLDVLKAGGVVGLFPEGRLKLPGEEPEGGLLPFKPGAVLLALSSGAPIIPIYTVKPCRIFRRQEIIVGRPIDFSAYNSGGFPSPDMLEKHTEELRRMMASMPEQAQRHK, from the coding sequence TTGAACCGTTTCATGATCTGGTTTATCAAAATCACCTCGTTTTTGCCCGAACTGCTGTATCTCAAACGCAAGACCTATTACGAAAATCGGCAGCGGCAGAGCCGAAGAATCAAAGGGCCGGCGATCATCGCGGCAAACCACACCTCCATGTTCGATTTCGTGGTGTTGTTTTTCACGTTTTTCGGGCGCAGCTGCCGCTTTTTGGCCGCTGAGGTCGTGTATGAGAGCGGCAAACTGATGCCGTGGTTTTTAAAAGCACTCGGCGCCATTCGGGTGGACCGCGGCAGCGGAAACGTCTCGTTTTTGGCCGAGAGCATCGACACGCTCAAAAAAGGCGGCGTGGTGATCGTGTTTCCCGAGAGCCGCCTGATCAGAAACGGCGACAGCGAGGCGTTCAAGCCCAGCGTGGTCTATATGGCGCTCCAGAGCGGCGCGCCGGTGATTCCGGTGTGGTTCGAGGGGAAATACGGGCTGTTCAAACGCGCCAAGCTGATGATCGGCGAGAAGATGTATCTGAGCCAATACTGCGATACGGTCGACCCATCGCCCGAAAAAGCAGAGGAGATCGCGGGGCTGCTGAAAAAGAAGATTTTCGGATTTGAAAAGCAGGTGCGGCTCCGGGAAAAAGTCGGGCAGACGGGCGTTTTGAACCCGCGTTGGTTCGTGATGGATTTTGTCCGCATCACCGCATGGCCGCTGATGCGCCTTGCGTTCGGCACGAAATACCGTTATCTCGACGGCGCGACCCGAAAAATCAAGGGCAGCGCGATTTTGATCGGAAATCACAGGAGTTACTGGGATCCGGTGATGATGTCCCATGCGTTTATGAGGCGGCGGGTGCGGATTGTGGCCGCCGATGAGGTTTTCACAAGCGGTCCTTTGATGGGCTGGTTCATGCGGTCGATGGGCTGCATCAAGATCAACCGCGAATCCATCGATTTGGAGAGTTTCAACTATTCGCTTGACGTGTTGAAAGCGGGCGGCGTTGTGGGATTGTTCCCCGAGGGCCGCCTCAAACTGCCCGGCGAAGAACCCGAAGGCGGCCTTTTGCCGTTCAAGCCGGGCGCTGTTCTTCTGGCGCTCTCTTCGGGCGCACCGATCATTCCGATTTATACGGTAAAACCCTGCCGGATTTTTCGGCGGCAAGAGATTATCGTCGGGCGTCCGATTGACTTTTCCGCGTATAATTCCGGCGGTTTCCCATCGCCGGACATGCTTGAAAAACACACCGAGGAACTGCGCCGCATGATGGCGTCGATGCCGGAACAAGCGCAGCGGCATAAATGA
- a CDS encoding MFS transporter: MHSLDKRWKEFVYAASGFGPNIMMVFLMAYFTDAVYPVALSADKAQWSVAGYTLIFPAVWGLLWSLGRIFDGVVDIPLAHLTDNLRTKWGNRRPAIVVSFLPMMIAYLLMWIPLEFVENSVKNTIWIMIWGVLFFTTYTMCLLAFYGSLSTVCKDEPQRVRVSSYKAFFDTVGYSLVYALVPVFLGTGVNIRSVALYALPLMLTILIPVFMIKEGDKYGDTTKDTPKIPFWENLRIVLKNKSFIKWELVNCCVFFGLQIFLAAQNALISGWMGLGANYAAIMNTTAFAPVPLMLYFFYKIFRKKGMRFAVQTAFLLFAVSILGFIAGGKIFWPDNVTAQVVIGCIGGVMSSFSIGAFFAMPYIVPTQLAAVELELTGKNRSASYFAMQALFTSLAAAISTGVVYEYIKGLTADQLFGITAPAGEPFKLGLMFVPIIVCVTCLLGWALAFKMHKTYTKEIVAKELGVELPQKEHGN; the protein is encoded by the coding sequence ATGCATTCGCTGGATAAGCGATGGAAGGAATTTGTCTATGCCGCGTCCGGGTTCGGGCCGAATATCATGATGGTGTTTTTGATGGCCTATTTTACCGACGCCGTCTATCCGGTCGCGCTGTCGGCCGACAAGGCCCAATGGAGCGTCGCCGGCTATACGTTGATTTTTCCGGCGGTATGGGGGTTGTTATGGTCGCTGGGGCGGATTTTCGACGGCGTGGTTGACATCCCGCTGGCCCATCTGACCGACAATCTGCGCACCAAATGGGGTAACCGCAGACCCGCGATCGTGGTTTCGTTTCTGCCGATGATGATCGCCTATCTGCTGATGTGGATCCCGCTCGAATTCGTCGAGAACAGCGTGAAAAACACGATTTGGATTATGATTTGGGGCGTATTGTTCTTCACGACTTATACGATGTGTTTATTGGCGTTTTACGGCAGCTTATCGACGGTGTGCAAAGACGAACCCCAGCGGGTGCGGGTATCGAGCTATAAGGCGTTTTTCGACACGGTCGGGTATTCGCTCGTGTATGCGCTGGTGCCGGTGTTTTTGGGCACGGGCGTCAACATCCGCTCGGTCGCGCTTTATGCGCTGCCGCTGATGCTGACGATTTTGATTCCCGTTTTTATGATCAAAGAGGGCGACAAATACGGCGACACCACCAAAGACACACCGAAAATCCCGTTCTGGGAAAACCTCAGAATCGTATTGAAAAACAAGTCCTTTATCAAGTGGGAACTGGTCAACTGCTGTGTCTTTTTCGGGCTTCAGATCTTTTTGGCCGCGCAAAACGCCCTGATTTCGGGGTGGATGGGCCTCGGCGCGAACTATGCGGCCATCATGAACACGACGGCGTTTGCACCTGTGCCGCTGATGCTGTATTTCTTTTATAAAATCTTCCGCAAAAAGGGCATGCGGTTTGCGGTTCAGACCGCGTTTCTGCTGTTTGCGGTGTCGATTCTGGGCTTTATTGCGGGCGGGAAAATCTTCTGGCCCGACAACGTGACCGCGCAGGTCGTGATCGGCTGCATCGGCGGCGTGATGAGCAGTTTCAGCATCGGCGCGTTCTTTGCGATGCCCTATATCGTGCCGACCCAACTGGCTGCGGTGGAACTCGAACTGACCGGAAAGAACCGCAGCGCGTCGTATTTTGCGATGCAGGCGCTGTTCACTTCGCTGGCGGCGGCGATTTCGACCGGGGTCGTCTACGAATACATCAAAGGGCTGACCGCCGACCAACTGTTCGGCATCACCGCGCCTGCGGGAGAACCGTTTAAGCTGGGGTTGATGTTTGTGCCGATCATCGTCTGCGTGACCTGCCTGCTCGGCTGGGCGCTGGCGTTTAAAATGCACAAGACCTACACCAAAGAGATCGTGGCAAAAGAACTCGGGGTGGAACTACCCCAAAAGGAGCACGGGAATTGA
- a CDS encoding AMP-binding protein, with translation MKYYNRALSDLEKSDLTFRAIFEVVFSFGGNVFLEYQKDGEIAKITYAQCKAYIEDAAGVLFAALGEQKRSRFVGIKLENSPEWIVAFWALLMAGYRPLLVNTRAPQDDIGAVLKSADAAAVISDAPFGEYPFIDANQLIRKPEKPIEPAWADEIALCSSGTTGTMKLCLYRGRAISEQIFNSRYVLKANPTIESYYKGEAKLLAFLPFYHIFGLVANLLWFSFFGRTFVFSSGYTHEAIRDACRRHGVTHIFAIPVLWNTVAAGIEKEIADRGEKLAAKFEKGVGFSLWLQSVFPQFGRKLVSASIFKEVLERVFGPSVRFCISGGGYIYENTLRLINAIGYPLYNGYGMTEIGITSVQLALPAEKRLSGSVGKPFPSVTYEIAGGDSGELIVRGNSLAHAIIENGVLHERKPEEPFYTGDLVHRGDKGDYWIDGRKDDLIICENGENLSPDAIECHFRIERVKHLCVLGVKGAKNTVCPALIVRPEDNATPYQIDGVLSQVFQINSALPMNMQVRRVLLAEKDLPTVLECKVQRRAVAKMLENGETGFREVKLSEMAVLEGKHGGYYIKTLGRVCELFTEVLSAEEPVKPEAHFLYDLSGNSLQYFSLVEKICAEFNVTISLGASEFFATPAEFAGFIMKN, from the coding sequence ATGAAATATTACAACAGGGCGCTTTCCGACCTTGAAAAAAGCGATCTGACGTTTCGGGCTATTTTTGAAGTCGTTTTCAGCTTCGGCGGGAACGTCTTTTTGGAATATCAAAAAGACGGCGAAATCGCTAAAATCACCTATGCGCAGTGCAAAGCGTACATCGAGGACGCCGCAGGCGTGCTTTTTGCCGCGCTCGGGGAACAAAAACGCAGCAGGTTTGTCGGGATCAAGCTCGAAAACAGCCCCGAGTGGATCGTCGCGTTCTGGGCGCTGCTGATGGCCGGATACCGTCCGCTGCTTGTCAACACCAGAGCGCCGCAGGACGACATCGGCGCGGTATTGAAATCCGCAGACGCCGCCGCCGTGATTTCCGACGCCCCGTTCGGCGAATATCCTTTTATCGACGCAAATCAGCTGATCCGAAAGCCCGAAAAGCCGATTGAACCCGCATGGGCGGACGAGATTGCGCTGTGCAGTTCCGGCACGACCGGCACCATGAAGCTCTGCCTTTACCGTGGACGGGCGATTTCGGAACAGATTTTCAACAGCCGCTATGTTTTAAAGGCCAACCCGACCATTGAGAGCTATTACAAAGGCGAAGCCAAACTGCTGGCGTTTCTGCCGTTTTACCACATCTTCGGGCTGGTGGCGAATCTGCTGTGGTTCAGCTTTTTCGGGCGCACGTTCGTTTTTTCATCCGGCTATACCCACGAGGCCATCCGCGACGCCTGCCGCCGCCACGGCGTGACCCATATTTTCGCGATTCCGGTGCTGTGGAACACCGTCGCCGCGGGCATCGAAAAAGAGATCGCGGACCGAGGAGAAAAACTCGCCGCGAAATTTGAAAAGGGCGTCGGGTTTTCGCTTTGGCTGCAGTCGGTTTTCCCGCAGTTCGGCAGAAAACTGGTGAGCGCCTCGATTTTCAAAGAGGTGCTGGAACGGGTCTTCGGGCCGTCGGTGCGGTTTTGCATCAGCGGCGGCGGTTATATCTACGAAAATACCCTGCGGCTGATTAACGCGATCGGCTATCCGCTCTACAACGGCTACGGCATGACCGAGATCGGCATCACGTCGGTGCAGCTGGCGCTGCCGGCTGAAAAACGGCTCTCGGGCAGCGTGGGCAAACCGTTCCCGTCGGTGACTTATGAGATTGCGGGCGGTGACAGCGGCGAACTGATTGTGCGGGGAAATTCGCTTGCCCATGCGATTATCGAGAACGGCGTATTACATGAAAGAAAACCGGAGGAACCGTTTTATACCGGCGATCTGGTGCATCGCGGCGATAAGGGCGATTACTGGATCGACGGGCGCAAAGACGATTTGATCATCTGCGAAAACGGTGAAAATCTGAGTCCGGATGCGATTGAGTGTCATTTTCGGATTGAACGCGTCAAGCATTTGTGCGTGCTGGGCGTCAAAGGCGCGAAAAACACCGTCTGTCCGGCGCTGATCGTCCGGCCGGAGGACAACGCCACACCCTATCAGATCGACGGGGTGCTGTCGCAGGTGTTTCAAATCAATTCCGCGCTGCCGATGAACATGCAGGTCCGACGGGTGCTGCTTGCCGAAAAGGATCTTCCGACGGTGCTGGAATGCAAGGTGCAGCGCAGAGCGGTCGCAAAAATGCTCGAAAACGGCGAAACCGGATTTCGGGAAGTCAAACTCTCGGAGATGGCTGTCCTCGAGGGAAAACACGGCGGCTATTACATCAAGACCCTCGGGCGCGTATGCGAACTTTTTACCGAGGTGCTCTCCGCCGAAGAACCCGTCAAGCCCGAAGCGCATTTTTTATACGACCTCAGCGGGAACAGTTTGCAGTATTTTTCGCTGGTCGAGAAAATCTGCGCCGAATTCAATGTGACCATCTCGCTGGGCGCGTCCGAATTTTTTGCAACCCCTGCGGAATTCGCGGGATTTATTATGAAGAATTAG